A segment of the Nitrospina gracilis 3/211 genome:
TCGCTATGGGTTGCCAGGATTTGGCTCAGGGAGGGATTGCTGAAAACTCGTAGAGTCTCAATTTCGAACGGTAGATTCTGCCACGATTACAACAAAATTTCAACTCTCTTAAAGTCTGATTTTTCCCTGTTAACGCTGGAGTTGCGGGTTTCACCGGGGAAAACAGTTGGGAGTTTTCCAGGGGCGCCATGACTTCCATTTTTGACACTCCACAATTCAACCAGAATCTGTTTTTCCCCCGGCCCGATCATGGGACTGGTCCCGCCGGAGCGGAGGACCTGTTCATCCCGGTGGAGGGAGAAATCAAGGTCCACGTTCGCCGCCATCCCAACCCGGAAGCCCGCTTCAGCCTGTTGTTTTTCCACGGTAATGGGGAGATCGCCGCCGACTACGATGCCCTGGCGCAGGCCTATCACCAGTTGGGCGCGGATTTCGTCGTCTGCGACTACAGGGGCTACGGCAAAAGCGGCGGTTACCCCACCCTGCGGGGAGCGCTGACGGACGCGCATGCTGTTTACAAGGCGTTGAAAGAGGGTGGGCATCTTTTGCCCGGGGTCTGCGTGATGGGACGCTCACTGGGAAGCGCCCCGGCCATCGAACTGTGTGCTTCTTATCCGGAGATCAAGGCTTGCGTCATCGAGAGCGGCTATGCCGATCCCATTCCTCTGGTGGAGCGGCGCGGACTCAAAATCGACGCCACCACGCCGGACGAGGACGCGGTGTTCAACAACAGCAAAAAGATAGAGCGGGTGAAATGCCCACTCCTCATCATGCACGGCGAGGACGATGTGCTGATCTATCCCCACGAGGCGAAGTTGAACTACCAGCAGGCGGGGTCGGAGGACAAGGCTCTCCAGATATTGCCCGGAGTGGGGCACAACGACATCCTGATGGCCCCGGATTACGGCTACTTCCGGTGCCTCCTGAGATTTTTCGAACAGGTGGTTTGAGCCCGTCTTTGCCGGGTTTGTTGTACAATGTGAAGCATCACTGATGTTTGAAGGGGAACCATGACCGTCGCCAAAAAGTTTTATAACATCGAGGGGATCATCCGAAACGGGTTCAAGCTGAGCCGGGACCTGTCCACACTGGACTTCCACTTCACCAAGCTGGGCGACTCCGGTGTGGCGGAGTTGGCAAAGTCGCGGTCGGTGCGCAATCTCAGGCGCCTCATTATTCCCAACCAGAAGCTCTCTTCGGAAAGCGCACGGGTCATCGCCGAGTCAGAAAACCTGAGCAACCTGCAGTACCTCAAACTTTACAAGAACAAGCTGGGAGACGAAGGGTGCCGCCACATTTCGCAGTCGCGCAACATGGAGCAGTTGAAATCCCTGCGGCTGGCGTGGAACGACATCGGACCCGAAGGAGTGAAACACTTGTGCGAGTCCAGCAATCTGCAAAACCTCACCAGCCTGGTATTGTCGGAAAACCCCATTGGCGACGAGGGCGCGCGGCACCTTGCCGTCTGCCAGAACCTCCCCAGCCTGGAAATGCTGGACCTGAAAAAGTCGGAAATCACCGACGACGGGGCTCTGGCTCTTGCCGAAAGCAAAAACTACATCAACCTCCAGCGGCTGGACCTGAGCGCCAACAAGCTCACCCAGAAAGGCAAGGACGCCATCAAGGTGTTCCTGACCTTGAACATGATCCGCAAACGATTGAGCGATGACGGCGAGACCCTGGACCTCAGCAAGCTCAACCTGGGCGACGTGGAAGCCAAGGTGGTCTCCGAGTTCGAAGGCCTCAAGGACCTGAAGAAGCTGTACCTGGAAATCAACCACATCACCCCTGTGGGCGCGGGGTACCTTGCGGGGTCCGAATATCTCAAAAACCTCACTTTCCTGTCACTCGACCACAACCACATCGACGATGCGGGGCTCGCGGCGATTGCGGCGTCGGAATATATGGCCAATCTGGAAGTCCTGATGATCGAGCACAACGGGATCACCAACGAGGGACTGAAAGCGATCGCCGACTCAGAACACATGGCCAATCTGGTGCGGCTCTATCTTGACGACAACCCGTTTAACGAAGAAGGCCTCGACTTTCTGCGCGAGTCGGAATACATGGACAACCTGGAGTACCCGGTTCTGGAAGCAGAGGAAGAAGAAGAGGAAGAGGAGGAAGAAGAGGAGGAAGAATTCGAGGATGTCGTCGCCGAGGAGGAGGAC
Coding sequences within it:
- a CDS encoding alpha/beta hydrolase, which produces MTSIFDTPQFNQNLFFPRPDHGTGPAGAEDLFIPVEGEIKVHVRRHPNPEARFSLLFFHGNGEIAADYDALAQAYHQLGADFVVCDYRGYGKSGGYPTLRGALTDAHAVYKALKEGGHLLPGVCVMGRSLGSAPAIELCASYPEIKACVIESGYADPIPLVERRGLKIDATTPDEDAVFNNSKKIERVKCPLLIMHGEDDVLIYPHEAKLNYQQAGSEDKALQILPGVGHNDILMAPDYGYFRCLLRFFEQVV